Below is a genomic region from Tumebacillus sp. BK434.
AAGTTGCCATTGACCAGCTCTTCCCGGGCAGACAGGTTGCCGGACTGTAGGCTGACGAACAATTCTCGCATCGCTGCATTGGTGAGAACGGGAAGTTGGGCTGTGTTGACTCCGCAAATTTCAACTTTGTTTCGTTTCATATGTAACTCCCTCCATTCAAGTCCGCCACGGTTGTAGACAGTATTACCAAGGGAGGGAGAAATATGCACTACAGCATTTTGTTGAATTCTTTGCGCAAGCGCTTGATGATTCGCTTTTCCAAACGTGAAATATAGGACTGGGAGATGCCGAGCAGGTCGGCGACATCCTTTTGCGTCATCTCTTTGCCGTCGGTCAGTCCGAAGCGCATTTCCATGATCTTGCGCTCGCGGTCGGTCAGCTTCTCCAGCGCTTTGTAGAGCAGCTTGCGGTCGACCTGTTCCTCGATGTTGCGGTAGATCGTGTCGTTTTCCGTGCCCAGCACGTCAGACAGGAGCAGTTCATTGCCGTCCCAGTCCACGTTAAGCGGTTCGTCAAACGACACTTCGGAGCGGATCTTATTGTTGCGGCGCAGGAACATCAGGATCTCGTTTTCGATGCAGCGCGACGCGTAGGTGGCCAGCTTGATCTTTTTTTCCGGGTCGAACGTGTTGACCGCTTTGATCAGCCCGATCGTGCCGATCGACACGAGGTCTTCGATGTTGATGCCAGTGTTTTCGAATTTGCGCGCGATGTAGACGACAAGGCGCAGATTGCGCTCGATCAGCACGGCGCGCACGCCTTCGTCTTTCGTCGGCAGCTTGCCGAGCAGGTACTCCTCCTCTTCGCGGGTCAGCGGTGGGGGCAGCGCTTCACTGCCTCCTACATAATAGATCTCCTCCGGCGTTCCACCGAGGCGAAACAGCAGGTTTAAAAAGAAGATCCGGGCTTGCAGACGCAGCTTGATTGGCAATGGCAACTTCATAGAGCAGATCGTCTCCTTTCCTTCCACGTTAACTCGCAGCACTGTCCGCGTTCCATTCCTCCCGCACGTCCCCTTCCCCCTCGAGCATCGCAGGATGCAAGATCGCGCGGTACGAGCCGTCTGCCGCCAGCGCTTTCGGGTTCAGCCCGATCAGCACGCGCGTGCAGTTGTGCTCCTTTTCTTGGCTGCGCAAGATCACAAGGCTTGGTTTGAACGCCAGCAGCATCCCCATCGTCCCGCCGACCCCGCGGTACGGCACCAGCCGGAATTTGGCGTGCCAGTCATCCTCCATCGCGATCTCGCCGAGCGACAGCGCGATGTCTGAGCCTTTCATCAACTCTGCTGTCAGTTCGACCGGCAGGAGGCTCTGAAACAGCTCCCAGTCGGCCACCATGACCGGCGTGCGCGAAAGCGGGTCGGTCAAGGCGTTGCCGGTGTCGAGCAGCCCGGTAAACAGCACCGACTCCCCGCCCAGTTGCACCTCCACCTCCCAGAAATTCATCTCGCGCTGCTTGCTGCGGGCCAGGCGGTTCCAGGCGCTTCTCCCGAGCAGCCAGGTCAGCGGCAGCGCGAGCACGACCAGCCATAATTTCGTCTGTTGCAGCCAGACGGCGCCGCCATGCACCAGCACCAGTCCGTTTTGCACCCCTGTGCTGCCAAAAAAACTGTTCGCCGCATAAGCCGCCCCGCCCGTCAAAAACGAGGCAAGGTAGAACAGGCCCAGCAGTTTGCCAAATTCGAACAACCCTTTGGGCCGAAATGCGATCCAGACCATCAAAATGGAAAATAGCAGTTTGCTAAAAAACGTCAAAAAGGCCGACATCGCAGGAAAGAACAAAAAAAGAGCATAGGACGCTCCGATAGCAGACGCGCCGATCGTCCGCCACCACTTGAGACGACGGCGCGCTAAAAACGCCGTCACCAGCAAGATGAACCCGTCCACGCCAAAATTGAGCAACCAGATGACATCAATGTAGACGACGGGCAATGCACTCACCACCAAATAGGTTCGCCGATTGCCCTCAGTATAGTACAAGTCTATTGCGGAGGGTGTCAGAACTTGACACCTCCGGCACAAAAAATTCCGACAGCATCTGCCGCTTCGACAGCAAGCCGTTACCGCGCTGGCAACGGAAAATGGAAGCGCAAAAAACCGACTTGGGATTCCCAAGTCGGTTTCATTCGTTGGTGCGGTCGAGAAGACTCGAACTTCCACGGGTTGCCCCACACGCCCCTCAAGCGTGCGTGTCTGCCATTCCACCACGACCGCATGTGCAATTGTCTTTCGCAGGACTTATCGTATCATATGAGAATGGACTGCTCAATGTGCTTCTGCCCTCATCAGATGAAAACAAGTCCGCCCTGCGTCGTCACAGGGCGGCTTTTTTTATTT
It encodes:
- the spoIIGA gene encoding sigma-E processing peptidase SpoIIGA gives rise to the protein MVSALPVVYIDVIWLLNFGVDGFILLVTAFLARRRLKWWRTIGASAIGASYALFLFFPAMSAFLTFFSKLLFSILMVWIAFRPKGLFEFGKLLGLFYLASFLTGGAAYAANSFFGSTGVQNGLVLVHGGAVWLQQTKLWLVVLALPLTWLLGRSAWNRLARSKQREMNFWEVEVQLGGESVLFTGLLDTGNALTDPLSRTPVMVADWELFQSLLPVELTAELMKGSDIALSLGEIAMEDDWHAKFRLVPYRGVGGTMGMLLAFKPSLVILRSQEKEHNCTRVLIGLNPKALAADGSYRAILHPAMLEGEGDVREEWNADSAAS
- the sigE gene encoding RNA polymerase sporulation sigma factor SigE, whose translation is MPIKLRLQARIFFLNLLFRLGGTPEEIYYVGGSEALPPPLTREEEEYLLGKLPTKDEGVRAVLIERNLRLVVYIARKFENTGINIEDLVSIGTIGLIKAVNTFDPEKKIKLATYASRCIENEILMFLRRNNKIRSEVSFDEPLNVDWDGNELLLSDVLGTENDTIYRNIEEQVDRKLLYKALEKLTDRERKIMEMRFGLTDGKEMTQKDVADLLGISQSYISRLEKRIIKRLRKEFNKML